One Nonomuraea angiospora DNA segment encodes these proteins:
- the kdpF gene encoding K(+)-transporting ATPase subunit F, translated as MSAVNAAGLAVVAGLVIFMVVALLFPERF; from the coding sequence GTGAGTGCTGTCAACGCCGCCGGCCTGGCCGTGGTCGCCGGGCTGGTGATCTTCATGGTCGTGGCCCTGCTGTTCCCGGAGCGCTTCTGA